One segment of Triticum aestivum cultivar Chinese Spring chromosome 2A, IWGSC CS RefSeq v2.1, whole genome shotgun sequence DNA contains the following:
- the LOC123187967 gene encoding serine/threonine-protein kinase RIPK, translating to MRSEGAIKAGGARERSSSPWRSLLGGCLGGAAGDHGAKKKARPRSGGGGLRRLSFTDLSGAADEDLSVSLVGSNLHVFTVAELRAATGEFADDNFLGEGGFGPVYKGFVGGGVKPGLKPQAIAVKLWDPEGAQGHKEWLAEVIFLGQLRHPNLVKLVGYCCEDAHRLLVYEYMPNGSLENHLFGKQVPAALSWSTRLNIAVGAAKGLAFLHDAEKPVIYRDFKGSNILLDSDKKPKLSDFGLAKDGPEGDDTHVSTRVMGTHGYAAPEYIMTGHLTAKSDVYSFGVVLLEILTGRHSVDKTRPSREQNLVEYARPGLRDPLKLARRIMDPALEGRYPAAAAQKAAAVAHQCLSSSPKNRPDMSAVVEALEPLLAVTEDVAVGPVVLFVAAPEPAAEEKERKERPSRTARDVGAHHRRRLRSPKGSPRKRGAGPKEEFWVWHVPAEDDKKA from the exons ATGAGGAGCGAGGGGGCGATCAAGGCCGGCGGCGCAAGGGAGAGGTCGTCGTCGCCGTGGAGGTCGCTCCTGGGCGGCTGCCTGGGCGGCGCGGCGGGCGACCACGGGGCGAAGAAGAAGGCCCGGCcgcgctccggcggcggcgggctgcggcGGCTGTCGTTCACGGACCTGAGCGGCGCGGCGGACGAGGACCTGTCCGTCTCCCTCGTGGGGTCCAACCTGCACGTGTTCACCGTGGCGGAGCTGCGGGCGGCGACGGGCGAGTTCGCGGACGACAACTTCCTGGGCGAGGGCGGGTTCGGGCCCGTCTACAAGGGCTTCGTCGGCGGCGGCGTCAAGCCGGGGCTCAAGCCGCAGGCCATCGCCGTGAAGCTCTGGGACCCCGAGGGCGCGCAGGGCCACAAGGAATGGCTG GCTGAGGTGATCTTCCTGGGGCAGCTGCGGCACCCCAACCTGGTGAAGCTGGTGGGCTACTGCTGCGAGGACGCCCACCGCCTCCTCGTCTATGAGTACATGCCCAACGGCAGCCTCGAGAACCACCTCTTCGGCAAAC AGGTTCCCGCGGCGCTGTCGTGGTCGACGAGGCTCAACATCGCCGTCGGCGCCGCGAAGGGGCTGGCGTTCCTCCACGACGCCGAGAAGCCGGTCATCTACCGCGACTTCAAGGGCTCCAACATCCTCCTCGACTCG GACAAGAAGCCGAAGCTGTCGGACTTCGGGCTGGCCAAGGACGGGCCGGAGGGCGACGACACGCACGTGTCCACGCGGGTCATGGGCACCCACGGCTACGCGGCGCCGGAGTACATCATGACGGGCCACCTCACGGCGAAGAGCGACGTGTATAGTTTTGGGGTGGTGCTGCTGGAGATCCTCACCGGCCGGCACTCGGTGGACAAGACCCGGCCCAGCAGGGAGCAGAACCTGGTGGAGTACGCGCGGCCCGGGCTCAGGGACCCGCTCAAGCTGGCGCGCCGGATCATGGACCCGGCGCTGGAGGGCCGGTACCCGGCCGCCGCGGCGcagaaggcggcggcggtggcgcaccAGTGCCTGAGCAGCAGCCCCAAGAACCGGCCGGACATGTCGGCCGTCGTGGAGGCGCTCGAGCCGCTGCTCGCCGTCACGGAGGACGTCGCCGTCGGGCCGGTGGTGCTGTTCGTGGCCGCGCCGGAGCCGGCAGcggaggagaaggagaggaaagAGCGGCCGTCGAGGACGGCGAGGGACGTCGGCGCGCACCACCGGCGGAGGCTCCGGTCGCCGAAGGGCAGCCCGAGGAAGCGAGGGGCGGGGCCGAAGGAGGAGTTCTGGGTGTGGCACGTGCCGGCCGAGGACGACAAGAAGGCGTGA